The Juglans microcarpa x Juglans regia isolate MS1-56 chromosome 2S, Jm3101_v1.0, whole genome shotgun sequence genome has a window encoding:
- the LOC121253592 gene encoding uncharacterized mitochondrial protein AtMg00810-like, whose protein sequence is MKDLGDLHYFLGVEVHANEKGLFLSQTKYALDLLQRASMIDTKPISTPFVIGQHLSAEGTLFSDPTLFHSLAGALQYLTITRSDLSFSVNSICQYMHAPIEDHFRALKRILRYVKGTVHHGLQLHKHSTCDLLAYYDADWVGCPNTRRSTSGYAIFFGANLIS, encoded by the coding sequence ATGAAGGATTTGGGTGATCTTCATTATTTTCTCGGCGTTGAAGTCCATGCTAATGAGAAGGGTCTGTTTCTTAGTCAAACAAAGTATGCTCTTGATCTCTTGCAACGTGCTTCTATGATTGACACCAAGCCTATTTCTACACCTTTTGTCATTGGTCAGCATCTATCAGCCGAAGGGACGCTGTTCTCCGACCCTACTCTGTTTCATTCTCTTGCCGGTGCTCTTCAATACTTGACTATCACCAGGTCTGATTTGTCCTTCAGTGTAAATTCTATTTGCCAGTACATGCATGCTCCCATCGAGGACCATTTCCGTGCTCTCAAGCGTATTTTGCGCTATGTTAAAGGCACTGTTCATCATGGACTTCAACTTCATAAACATTCCACTTGTGATCTTCTTGCCTATTATGATGCGGACTGGGTTGGATGTCCTAATACACGCCGTTCTACTAGCGGCTATGCTATTTTCTTTGGCGCCAATTTAATCTCTTGA